The DNA segment TCATTAAATGAAGCGTTCTTTTGATACGCTTCCTTAAAGCCATCGGTAAAAATACCCCTTAGAGTTTAAAACTTTCACTCCCCATAAAGGCTACTGGTAGTCTGGTGTTATTATTGGTGGGAAATTTCTTTCATTTTGCTGCATTTCTTGGCCGAAAGTGGTATTATCATATTTCATACTATCCTGTACTGTAACACCCTCTGGATTTTTAGCCTGATTTCGCCGGCTTTTGTTGCCATTTTCACAATCTCTCTAATGTAAGTTCGGAGAAAAGTTAATTTAGGAAGTTGCCGGATACGTATATGGTAGTTTCCAATGATCCAGGTTGAAATAGATGGGCACGCCTGCAAATCGATGTTCGTAACATCAACTTCCAAGCTGTTCGAGCTGCTGTTTGATGACGTGGTTATTCAGTCCCCTGCGTACAAGAGCTTTCTCGTCGATAGTGGCATTTATATCGTTGATTCCCATGGGACAAAGCTTCTGCGAATGGAGTGCCCGGAGGGAAAAGGAGCCCTCCTGGACGACCTCTACTACATGGATATAACACCTGAAACTGTTATTGAGACGTATCTTGCCGCACTCTTCAACCTTCTTGATCTGATCAAGATTCGCGAAAAGCTGTTCCCGGAGTATTACGTGCTCGATAAGGTGGTGCAGCCCACAAAGATCGAGATCAAAGACCATCCCGCGGGGTTCAGGAAAGGGACCTTTACGCTCATCGACGAGATAATCGCCAGGAACTACCGTCGGATTAGGATAGGAACTCCCCGAAAGCTCGCCAGGGTACGTTATGACCCGCTGGACGCTTTTGGGGCCCGGGTGCTCGCCAACACGATTCTGCTGTTTGATAAGAAGGATTTCAGGGAGCTGGCCTTTCTCCACTTTAAAGACCACAGGATAGCAAGAACGCTCTACACCCATTCGACGGACTCATACCTCAACAGTGCGTTTTTTGGCTATCTGAAATTCAAAGTCCGCAAGTTCCTGGGGGTTTAATGAAAAAAGAGGGGCCTCAGGGCGCGGCCTCCTGAATCTTTTTCCTCACGAGCGAGCTGACGAGCTTTCCGTCCGCCCTTCCGCGGAGCTTCGCCATCGCCCTGCCCATGATCATGCCCATAGCACCCATTCCCTTGGCCTTGATGACCTCGATGTTCGCCTGAATGACCTCGTCGATTATTCTCTCGACCTCTTCCTCGCTGAGGAGCGTCAGACCCTTCTCTTCAGCGACCTGCTTTGCGGTCTTCTCGGGGCTCTTCGCCAGCTCCTTGAATATGTCCTCGAAGGCCTCCTTGGCGATCTTTCCGTTGAGGTACAGTTCAAATGCTTCCCTTATGTGCTCGTCGGTGATGTTCTCCACCGGCACTTCCTTTTTGAGTCCCTTGAGAACCACCACGAGTATTGAGGCAGCTAAGGACGGCTTGACGCCCTTCCCAATTAACTCCTCGAAGAGCTCGTCGCGCTCGTCGTTCACGAGGGTCTCAGCAAGGCTTCTGTCTATTCTGTACTCCTTCATGTAGCGTTCAACCTTCTCCTGTGGGAGCTCGGGCAGATTTGCAAGTATCTCACTTTTCATCTCGTCCGTTATCAGTATCGGGGGTATATCTGTTTCAGGGTACATCCTGGCTTTCCCCGGCAGGGGGCGCATGTACTGGGTGTTTCCGTCCGGCAGAGCCCTTCTCGTCTCCTCTGGCACGCCTTCTATGGCCTCTCTCGCGCGCTGGAGAACCTCGCGGAGGGCGCTCTTTGCGGTTTCCTCCTCCGCGGCAACGAGGACAAAGGCGTCAAGTTCACCAAGGCCAAGCCTCTCAACGACAGCCTTGACCTCTTCCTCCCTAATTCCATAGTTCGGTAATTCGTCGATGTGGAATATGCCCTTCACGTACTTCTTGGCCCTGTCGGCCATCTCGGTGCCGAGTCTCCTTCCGGGCTGTATCTCCCTGCCTATAAGCCCGCGGAACTTGGGGAGCTTTATTGCCAGAACCTTTCCGCCCCTCTTTATCGTCCTCGCTATTATCTTCGAGCCGGTGTTTTTGAATATATCCGTGACGTCGTGGAACTCTTCCCTTATGTCCTCGGGCTTGACTCCACGCTTCTTCAGCTCGTCCCTTATCGCGAGCAGGTTGAGCTGCCTCTCAATCTCGCGCTCGATGATAACTGGGATCATGTCCAGCTCCTGCACACCTTTGATTTCGACCCTTGCCCCTCCCCTGATGGAGACGTTCAGATCCTGCCTGATGGTTCCAAGGCCGCGCTTGACCTTTCTCGTTGCCCTCAGTGCGTCTCCTATGTACTTGGCCACTACCTTCGCCTGCTCGGGGTGGTGTATATCCGGCGTTGTTGCTATCTCAACGAGCGGAATGCCGAGGCGGTCGAGGCGGTATATTACCTCCTTATCCCGCCTCTCGACGATTCTGCATGCGTCCTCCTCCAGGCAGATCGTCGGAATGCCGACGCTTCCCCATGGCGTATCAACCCTTCCGTTCATGGCTATTATCGCGGTTCTCTGGAAGCCGGAAACGTTTGAGCCGTCTATGACTATCTTGCGCATGAAGTGAACCTCGTCAACCGGGGTGGCGTTGAGGAGATAGCTTATCTGGAGGGAAACCTTAAGTGCCTCCTCGTCCGGCATGTGGGGAGGCTCTTCGTCCATGTAAACGAGGTCGGTAAGCCCGTAGTTTCCTTCATAAACATATGTCCTGCCCTTCTTAAACTCTTCAAGCGCGGCAGGATCAACTTCACCGAGCTCGCTTATAGTTGGTCTGAGCCTGCGCTGGAAGGTGAAGTCAACCTCGTCGCTGAACTCACTTGGGACGGGTGAGAACAGCTTTTTGGTGTCCAGCTGCCTGTGGATTTCAAGGCCAACCTTGAGACCGAGCTTTTCGTAATCGTACGCCATCGTCATCACCTCAGGAAAGTGTCAAACCTCGTGTAGGGTGTTATCTCGCCGGCATAGTTGGTCAGCATCATTTCGCGCACTTCCTTTGGGTCATCAGTGTGGCCGAGGACCCACATGAGTTTAACATAGGCAGTCTCGGGGAGCATGTCCTCGCA comes from the Thermococcus thioreducens genome and includes:
- the gatE gene encoding Glu-tRNA(Gln) amidotransferase subunit GatE, with the translated sequence MTMAYDYEKLGLKVGLEIHRQLDTKKLFSPVPSEFSDEVDFTFQRRLRPTISELGEVDPAALEEFKKGRTYVYEGNYGLTDLVYMDEEPPHMPDEEALKVSLQISYLLNATPVDEVHFMRKIVIDGSNVSGFQRTAIIAMNGRVDTPWGSVGIPTICLEEDACRIVERRDKEVIYRLDRLGIPLVEIATTPDIHHPEQAKVVAKYIGDALRATRKVKRGLGTIRQDLNVSIRGGARVEIKGVQELDMIPVIIEREIERQLNLLAIRDELKKRGVKPEDIREEFHDVTDIFKNTGSKIIARTIKRGGKVLAIKLPKFRGLIGREIQPGRRLGTEMADRAKKYVKGIFHIDELPNYGIREEEVKAVVERLGLGELDAFVLVAAEEETAKSALREVLQRAREAIEGVPEETRRALPDGNTQYMRPLPGKARMYPETDIPPILITDEMKSEILANLPELPQEKVERYMKEYRIDRSLAETLVNDERDELFEELIGKGVKPSLAASILVVVLKGLKKEVPVENITDEHIREAFELYLNGKIAKEAFEDIFKELAKSPEKTAKQVAEEKGLTLLSEEEVERIIDEVIQANIEVIKAKGMGAMGMIMGRAMAKLRGRADGKLVSSLVRKKIQEAAP